One region of Flavobacterium sp. KACC 22763 genomic DNA includes:
- a CDS encoding thiolase family protein, whose protein sequence is MKTAYIVKAYRTAVGKAPKGVFRFKRPDELAAETIQFMMDELPNFDKKRIDDVMVGNAMPEAEQGLNVGRLISLMGLKVEDVPGVTVNRYCASGLETIGMATAKIQSGMADCIIAGGAESMSYIPMGGYKPTPDYKVAAAGHEDYYWGMGLTAEAVANQYKISREDQDEFAYNSHMKALKAQAEGKFDKQIVPITVEQTFINENGKKETKSYVVNKDEGPRAGTSKEALAGLKPVFAADGSVTAGNSSQMSDGAAFVLIMSEEMVKELNLEPIARLVNFASSGVEPRIMGIGPVKAIPKALKQAGLTLNDIELIELNEAFASQALAVTRELNINPEIVNVNGGAIALGHPLGCTGAKLSVQLFDEMKRRGNKYGIVSMCVGTGQGSAGVYEVL, encoded by the coding sequence ATGAAAACAGCATATATAGTAAAAGCATATAGAACAGCAGTTGGAAAAGCTCCAAAAGGTGTTTTTAGATTTAAAAGACCTGACGAATTAGCTGCAGAAACCATTCAGTTTATGATGGACGAACTGCCTAATTTTGATAAAAAACGTATTGACGACGTTATGGTAGGAAATGCCATGCCGGAAGCAGAACAAGGTCTAAACGTTGGACGTTTGATCTCTTTAATGGGATTAAAAGTGGAAGATGTTCCTGGTGTTACAGTAAACCGTTACTGCGCATCTGGATTAGAAACTATCGGAATGGCGACGGCTAAAATCCAATCAGGAATGGCAGATTGTATCATTGCCGGTGGTGCAGAAAGTATGAGTTATATCCCGATGGGAGGTTACAAACCAACTCCAGATTATAAAGTTGCTGCTGCAGGTCACGAAGATTACTACTGGGGAATGGGGTTAACTGCTGAAGCGGTGGCGAACCAATACAAAATCTCTAGAGAAGATCAGGACGAGTTTGCATACAACTCTCACATGAAAGCTTTGAAAGCTCAAGCTGAAGGAAAATTTGACAAACAAATCGTTCCGATTACTGTTGAGCAGACTTTCATCAACGAAAATGGCAAAAAAGAAACAAAATCATATGTTGTAAATAAAGACGAAGGGCCAAGAGCAGGAACTTCTAAAGAAGCTTTAGCAGGTTTAAAACCCGTTTTTGCGGCTGACGGAAGTGTAACGGCTGGTAACTCTTCTCAAATGAGCGACGGTGCGGCTTTTGTTCTAATCATGAGCGAAGAAATGGTAAAAGAATTAAATCTTGAGCCAATTGCACGTTTGGTAAATTTTGCTTCTTCTGGTGTTGAACCAAGAATTATGGGTATTGGTCCTGTAAAAGCTATTCCGAAAGCATTAAAACAAGCGGGATTAACATTAAACGATATCGAATTAATTGAATTAAACGAGGCTTTTGCTTCTCAAGCTTTAGCAGTTACTCGCGAATTAAATATAAATCCAGAAATCGTAAACGTAAACGGTGGAGCAATCGCTTTAGGTCACCCTCTAGGATGTACAGGAGCTAAACTTTCTGTTCAGTTATTCGATGAAATGAAACGAAGAGGTAACAAATACGGAATCGTTTCGATGTGTGTGGGGACTGGGCAAGGAAGCGCTGGAGTCTACGAAGTATTGTAA